A single region of the Sciurus carolinensis chromosome 16, mSciCar1.2, whole genome shotgun sequence genome encodes:
- the Syt3 gene encoding synaptotagmin-3, with protein sequence MSGDYEDDLCRRALILVSDLCARVRDADTNDRCQEFNELRIRGYPRGPDADISVSLLSVIVTFCGIVLLGVSLFVSWKLCWVPWRDKGGSAVGGGPLRKDLGPGVGLAGLVGGGGHHLGAGLGGHPLLGGPHHHAHTAHHPPFAELLEPGSLGGSDPPEPSYLDMDSYPEAAAAAVVAAGVKPSQTSPELPSEGGAGSGLLLLPPSGGSLPSAQSHQQVTSLAPSTRYPALPRPLTQQTLTTQPDPSSEERPPALPLPLPGGEEKAKLIGQIKPELYQGTGPGGRRGGGGSGEAGAPCGRISFALRYLYGSDQLVVRILQALDLPAKDSNGFSDPYVKIYLLPDRKKKFQTKVHRKTLNPVFNETFQFSVPLAELAQRKLHFSVYDFDRFSRHDLIGQVVLDNLLELAEQPPDRPLWRDIVEGGSEKADLGELNFSLCYLPTAGRLTVTIIKASNLKAMDLTGFSDPYVKASLISEGRRLKKRKTSIKKNTLNPTYNEALVFDVAPESVENVGLSIAVVDYDCIGHNEVIGVCRVGPEAADPHGREHWAEMLANPRKPVEHWHQLVEEKTLTSFTKGSKGLSEKENSE encoded by the exons ATGTCTGGGGACTATGAGGATGACCTCTGCCGGCGGGCACTCATCCTGGTCTCAGACCTCTGTGCACGGGTGCGAGATGCCGACACCAACGACAGGTGCCAGGAATTCAACGAGCTGCGAATCCGAGGCTATCCACGGGGTCCAGATGCAG ACATTTCCGTGAGCCTGCTGTCGGTCATCGTCACATTCTGTGGCATTGTTCTTCTGGGTGTCTCGCTCTTCGTGTCCTGGAAGTTGTGCTGGGTGCCCTGGCGGGACAAGGGAGGTTCGGCAGTGGGCGGTGGCCCCCTACGGAAAGACCTAGGCCCTGGGGTTGGGCTGGCAGGCCTGGTGGGTGGCGGCGGGCACCATCTGGGGGCTGGCCTGGGTGGCCATCCTCTACTTGGTGGCCCACATCACCATGCCCACACCGCCCACCATCCGCCCTTCGCCGAGCTGCTGGAGCCGGGCAGCCTGGGGGGCTCTGACCCCCCAGAACCCTCTTACTTGGACATGGACTCGTATCCAGAGGCGGCAGCAGCAGCCGTGGTAGCTGCTGGGGTCAAACCAAGCCAGACATCTCCCGAGCTGCCCTCCGAGGGCGGGGCAGGCTCTGGGCTGCTCCTGCTGCCCCCCAGTGGTGGGAGCTTGCCCAGTGCCCAGTCGCATCAGCAGGTCACAAGCCTAGCACCCAGCACCAG GTACCCAGCCCTGCCCCGGCCCCTCACCCAGCAGACTCTGACCACCCAACCCGACCCAAGCAGTGAGGAGCGGCCACccgccctgcccctccccctccctggtGGAGAGGAAAAAGCCAAACTCATTGGGCAGATTAAGCCGGAGCTGTACCAGGGCACTGGACCAGGTGGCCGCCGGGGCGGTGGGGGCTCTGGCGAGGCAGGGGCACCCTGTGGCCGCATCAGCTTTGCCCTGCGGTACCTCTATGGCTCCGACCAGCTGGTGGTGCGGATCCTGCAGGCATTGGACCTCCCCGCAAAGGACTCCAATGGATTCTCGGATCCCTATGTGAAGATCTACCTGCTGCCAGACCGCAAGAAGAAGTTTCAGACCAAG GTGCACAGAAAGACCCTGAACCCCGTCTTCAACGAGACATTTCAGTTCTCGGTGCCCCTGGCTGAGCTGGCGCAGCGTAAGCTACACTTCAGTGTCTACGACTTCGACCGCTTCTCGCGGCACGACCTCATCGGCCAGGTGGTGCTAGACAACCTCCTGGAGCTGGCCGAGCAGCCCCCTGACCGCCCACTCTGGAGGGACATCGTGGAGGGCGGCTCG GAAAAGGCAGATCTTGGGGAGCTCAACTTCTCACTCTGCTACCTCCCCACCGCCGGGCGACTCACCGTGACCATCATCAAAGCCTCTAACCTCAAAGCGATGGACCTCACTGGCTTCTCAG acCCCTATGTGAAGGCCTCTCTGATCAGCGAGGGGCGGCGTCTGAAGAAGCGGAAGACCTCCATCAAGAAGAACACACTGAACCCCACGTACAACGAGGCGCTGGTGTTCGACGTGGCGCCCGAGAGCGTGGAGAACGTGGGGCTCAGCATCGCCGTGGTGGACTACGATTG CATCGGGCACAACGAGGTGATCGGAGTGTGCCGCGTGGGCCCCGAGGCCGCCGACCCCCACGGCCGCGAGCACTGGGCCGAGATGCTGGCGAACCCCCGCAAGCCTGTGGAGCACTGGCATCAGCTGGTGGAG GAAAAGACTCTGACCAGCTTCACAAAAGGCAGCAAAGGACTATCAGAGAAAGAGAACTCAGAGTGA